The genomic DNA GGCCGCCCCGCCGGCCGGAACGGGACGGCAGGATGACGAGCGGATCCAGAACCTGTTCGCCCTCAGGTCGCTGCTCTCTCTCCGGCAAAGTCTCGCGTCCCAGACCCAGGGGCTGGGATCCAATGCCTCGGCGCTCAGCGAGCGGATGACGCGATCCCGTGAGCTCCAGGAACGCATCGCCACGCTGGACAAGGTTATCGCTGTCGCGCGCGAGACCTATGAGAACTACCGGAATCGCTTCTCGGGCACGAATGCCGTGCGGAGCGTCGGCATTCTCAAGGCGCCGGAGCTGATCCGGATCGTCGATCCGCCGCGCGATCCGTCGAGCGCCAGCCGCTCGCGCTTCGTCTACGTTCTCTCGGGCATCACGGCCGGCGGGCTGATCGGCCTCGGTCTCGCTTTCGTCGCCGAGAGGCTCGACCAGCGCATCCGGCACGCGGACGAGGCGTCGGAAGCGACAGGCCTTCCCGTTCTGGCCGTGGTGCCCGACAAGGACGAGACGATCGGCCGAGGCGACGGAAGGGCCGGAAAGCCGCGCCGTTCGTCCGCGGCCACGGGCTGACCCGGCAAAGCCCGGACCGTTTCATTCGGCCGGGCGGCGAAGGGCGCAGATGAGCGTTTGCCCGTGCGATGCGAGGTGCGGGCGCCGCATCACTTGCCGCAGATAGAGCAGTTCGATGACGGCAAGCGGCGGGACGAGGGAGAAGACGGGCGTCGACGCCGTGAACCTGATCGACACGACATCGAGCCCGGCACGATCGGCGATGGACCTGACCTTGTCGGCCGTATTGGCGCGATAATGCGTCGGATAGACGTCCTCCTCCTTCCGTCCTTCGAGCACGCGCGCCAGGGGCTTCTTCATGCGGTCGGGGAGAAGCCTCGCGATCCGGATCACATAGCTCTTCAGGTTCGGGGTGTGGAACAGAAAGACCCCGCCCGGCCGGAGGACGCGGCCGATTTCCCGGAACTGGTGCAGGGGATCGTCGAGGTGCTCGATGACCATGTTCGCGGTCACCAGATCGAAGCTCATCTCCTGGAAAGGCAGCATCCCGATATCCGCCTGGAGGACGTTCCGGATCGTCCGGTGCTTGCGCAATGCGTCGTAGTCGCGGTCGATGCCGGCCGCGAACGGCACGCTTGCGAGGAGATCCGCCTCCGCTTCCGAACGCCACTCCGGAAGCAGACGATGTCCGCATCCGACATCGAGCCATGCCTGGGCGCGCGGGAGATGGCGGCGGAGCTCGTCCTCGTAGGAGGCTTGGGAATATTTCAGCTCGGGGACGATCCGGCGCTGCAACGCGCTGGTCGTCCGGTATAGTCTTTCCCTCACGGTCATGGAGGGCGTCTCCGGGCGCCGCTGACGCATCGGCTATGGGATTGCGGGAATGGTCGGCGCCTGCGCCGAAACCGACGGCGATGTCTTGCGGGCGAAGGCGAGATACCAATCCATCGCGGCGTCGAGACCCTCGCGCACGTCGTGGACAGGATCGTATCCGAGAAGCCGACGGGCCTTGCCGATATCGGCCTGGGAGTGAGGGACGTCGCCGGTCCTGAATGCGCGATAAAGGGGCGTCGCCTGCCGGACCTTCACGTGCCGCGTTTCGAGAAGCTCCCGAATGAGATCGTAGAGTTCGCTCAATGTCGTTCTGCCGCCGCAGGCGACGTTGTAGACCTGACCGGCGGCATGCTCCGCCTCCGCGGTCGCCGCGAGAATATTGGCCTGGACGGCGTTCTCGACGAAGCAGAAATCGCGGGTCGTTGCGCCGTCGCCATAGATGAAGACCTCGTCCTCACCGATCATGGCCGCGATCCATTTCGGAATCACGGCCGCATAGGCACCCTCAGGGTCCTGGCGCTTTCCGAATACGTTGAAATAGCGAAGCCCGATGCAGCTCGTTCCGTAGGTCCGCGCGAAGACGTCGGCATAAAGCTCGTTGACGTATTTGGTGATGGCATACGGGGAGAGGGGCCTGCCGATCACGTCCTCGACTTTCGGAAGGCCGGGATGATCGC from Microvirga sp. TS319 includes the following:
- a CDS encoding NAD-dependent epimerase/dehydratase family protein; protein product: MMSTSRTNAYRTERQHLMRAPRRWLVTGVAGFIGSNLLEALLALDQHVVGLDNFATGHRRNLNEVRDQVSPEQWSRFRFIEGDIRDLKACRRAVRADRGRSSAAVDYVLHQAAIGSVPRSIEDPLFTNANNIDGFLNMLVAARDAGVRRFVYAASSSTYGDHPGLPKVEDVIGRPLSPYAITKYVNELYADVFARTYGTSCIGLRYFNVFGKRQDPEGAYAAVIPKWIAAMIGEDEVFIYGDGATTRDFCFVENAVQANILAATAEAEHAAGQVYNVACGGRTTLSELYDLIRELLETRHVKVRQATPLYRAFRTGDVPHSQADIGKARRLLGYDPVHDVREGLDAAMDWYLAFARKTSPSVSAQAPTIPAIP
- a CDS encoding class I SAM-dependent methyltransferase; this encodes MTVRERLYRTTSALQRRIVPELKYSQASYEDELRRHLPRAQAWLDVGCGHRLLPEWRSEAEADLLASVPFAAGIDRDYDALRKHRTIRNVLQADIGMLPFQEMSFDLVTANMVIEHLDDPLHQFREIGRVLRPGGVFLFHTPNLKSYVIRIARLLPDRMKKPLARVLEGRKEEDVYPTHYRANTADKVRSIADRAGLDVVSIRFTASTPVFSLVPPLAVIELLYLRQVMRRPHLASHGQTLICALRRPAE